The genome window CACCATCTACGTCGCCGACACCTACCGGCCCAAGGAGCGCAGCGACCTTGCCCAGCCGTACGTGGAGTACCTGCCCACCCGGCTGCCGTTGCTGTTCCCCCCGTCCCTCGCCCCCCTGACCCCGTCCCTGGCGCCGGTGCTGAGGAAGCAGAAGCTGGACGTGGTGCAGTCCGGGGAGGTGTTCCAGCCGGGCACCATGCTGTCATGGACGGCCACCCGGGACCCCGGGACCAACATGTTCGTGTGGCAGGAGCTGGATACCTACATGCGCGGACCTTTGGGCTGGGCCCAGAAGAGGTTCTACGGGGCCTTCGGGCGCACCATGGCGGAGCACTGCGGCGGAGTGATCCCCCGCTCCCGGTCGGCCCGCGGGCACCTCCTGGAGACGGGGTTCCCGGACCACAAGATGTCCCCGGTGGTGCACTCCGGGGTGGACACCCAGTTATATCGTCCGATGAACAAGCACGAGTCCCGGCAGCGCTTCGGCATCGACGAGGACCGTAACGTCCTGCTGTCGATCGGCCGCTTCCACGACAACAAGGGCATGGACATCCTGCTGAAGGCCATGGCCCACCTGAGGAACTGGGATCCCGACGCCCTCCTGGTGATCAAGGGCGCCGGGCCGCAGGAGGGGGCGCTCCGGGAAATGGTCCGCGCCCTGGGGCTGGAGGACAACGTGGAGATCAACACCTCCCACCTGGCCCGCCGGGACATGCCCGTCCTGTACAACTGCGCCGACCTTCTGGCCATCGCCAGCAGGGTCGACCTGTTCCCGTTCACCGCCATCGAGGCCATATCATGCGGCGTGCCCGTGGCGACCTCCTTCGGCCGGGGGCTCAAGACCGACATCGTGGACGAGGGGGCCGGCGCCATGATCCGGCCGGCGCCGAAGGCGATGGCCGAGGACCTGCTGTCCTTGCTGGAGGATCCCGTCCGCCTCGATTCCATGGGGCATCGGGCCAGGCAGCTGGCGCTGCGGGACTTCGATTTCGAAGTGGCGGTGGACCGCCTGCTGAG of Methanomassiliicoccus luminyensis B10 contains these proteins:
- a CDS encoding glycosyltransferase family 4 protein, with the protein product MRIGLVNLITKTADVAADGSVLSTANLTPGTDGDINIVELGRRMARRGHEVTIYVADTYRPKERSDLAQPYVEYLPTRLPLLFPPSLAPLTPSLAPVLRKQKLDVVQSGEVFQPGTMLSWTATRDPGTNMFVWQELDTYMRGPLGWAQKRFYGAFGRTMAEHCGGVIPRSRSARGHLLETGFPDHKMSPVVHSGVDTQLYRPMNKHESRQRFGIDEDRNVLLSIGRFHDNKGMDILLKAMAHLRNWDPDALLVIKGAGPQEGALREMVRALGLEDNVEINTSHLARRDMPVLYNCADLLAIASRVDLFPFTAIEAISCGVPVATSFGRGLKTDIVDEGAGAMIRPAPKAMAEDLLSLLEDPVRLDSMGHRARQLALRDFDFEVAVDRLLSIYGGGCS